CCACGTCCTAAACTTTCCTGTCCGCCGATTTGTAGAATGTCATTATCTGCTAATAACTGTTTAAAATCAGCTTGGGATTGTTGTCTGGTTCCATTAGCTTGAGAGGTAATACCCCAAGTAAAATACATTAAGGTGTCGGGGGGAATAGCTTCTTCATAACGAAATCCTCCATCGACGGATTTATGCTCATCTAATTTAATTTTAACTTGTCTCCATAAACTCATTTGAATTAGAGTCGTGCAATGCTGATCGGGTAATACTAAGACTTTATTAATGCCACTGCTGACAGAGTTTTTGGGAATAAAACTTGGCCAATTTGACCAGTCTTTTAGATCATCGACCTTGAGAATGGCATCCTTGAGATAAACGTTGGTGTTGGCCTTTTTAAAACTACAGCTATATTCGGGGGGAATTGTCAGACTAGGATTAGTTAATCTTGTCCAAC
This Microcystis wesenbergii NRERC-220 DNA region includes the following protein-coding sequences:
- the cmr4 gene encoding type III-B CRISPR module RAMP protein Cmr4, which translates into the protein MNLIHFYLLSPLHTGGTTQEGNLVGIARESHTTLPYIPSSTIRGKIRSLATEENLKFKLFGNEIDKGAENLEQGDIWIGDGSILWLPVPSLSHGVVWITSPLLLRRWTRLTNPSLTIPPEYSCSFKKANTNVYLKDAILKVDDLKDWSNWPSFIPKNSVSSGINKVLVLPDQHCTTLIQMSLWRQVKIKLDEHKSVDGGFRYEEAIPPDTLMYFTWGITSQANGTRQQSQADFKQLLADNDILQIGGQESLGRGFVQQW